A window of the Synechococcus sp. LTW-R genome harbors these coding sequences:
- a CDS encoding AI-2E family transporter: MLERLVLPPWLRLSLALPLLALNLWVLRQLLLPLAPFPALFVGAALIAFLLDLPTRWLARRGLPRGLAVLLVVGLSLTLLVLAALWLVPRLIEQLGELINSLPSWLVEAEALLDRLEIWAADRGLPTEFTDLSSTLFARASQLASQLSQRALGILGATVGLTVNIVIVAVLALFLLLGGDPIVAGLARWLPDGTRELVTGTLNRTFRGYFAGQVLLALILSALQIVVFTLLGIPYGVLFAVAIGFTTLVPYASALTIVLVSVLLALDDPRTGIEVLAAAISVGQVVDQVIQPRLMGSIVGLQPAWLLVALPIGARVGSLMGFGDLLGLLLAVPVASCLKTFLDAWGQQPAPEAITEESRPLRAGG, encoded by the coding sequence ATGCTTGAGCGTTTGGTTCTGCCGCCCTGGTTGCGCCTGAGCCTGGCGCTGCCGCTCTTGGCCTTGAACCTATGGGTGCTTCGGCAGTTGCTGTTGCCCCTCGCCCCCTTCCCGGCGCTCTTCGTCGGGGCGGCGTTGATCGCCTTTTTGCTCGACCTGCCTACCCGTTGGTTGGCCCGCCGCGGGCTGCCCCGGGGCTTGGCGGTGCTCTTGGTGGTGGGGTTGTCCTTGACCCTCTTGGTCTTGGCGGCCCTCTGGTTGGTGCCGCGGTTGATCGAGCAGCTCGGGGAGCTGATCAACTCCCTGCCCTCGTGGTTGGTGGAGGCCGAGGCCCTGCTGGATCGCCTGGAGATCTGGGCCGCCGATCGCGGCCTGCCCACGGAATTCACCGACTTGAGCAGCACCCTCTTCGCCCGGGCGAGCCAGCTCGCGAGTCAACTCAGCCAACGGGCTCTGGGGATCCTGGGGGCCACGGTGGGGCTCACGGTCAACATCGTGATCGTGGCCGTCCTGGCCCTCTTCCTGTTGCTGGGGGGCGACCCGATCGTGGCGGGCCTGGCCCGCTGGTTGCCTGATGGCACCCGGGAGTTGGTCACCGGCACATTGAACCGCACCTTCCGCGGCTACTTCGCCGGCCAGGTCCTCTTGGCCTTGATCCTCAGCGCCCTGCAGATCGTGGTCTTCACCCTGCTGGGGATTCCCTATGGGGTGCTGTTTGCGGTGGCGATTGGCTTCACCACCCTGGTGCCCTACGCCAGTGCCCTGACCATCGTTCTGGTGAGCGTTCTGCTCGCCTTGGATGATCCCCGCACCGGCATTGAGGTTCTGGCGGCGGCCATCAGCGTCGGCCAGGTGGTGGACCAGGTAATCCAGCCCCGCTTGATGGGCAGCATCGTTGGCCTGCAGCCCGCTTGGCTGCTGGTCGCGTTGCCCATCGGCGCCCGTGTGGGCAGCCTGATGGGCTTCGGCGATTTGCTCGGCTTGCTGCTGGCGGTTCCGGTCGCCAGCTGCCTGAAAACCTTTCTGGATGCCTGGGGGCAGCAGCCTGCCCCCGAGGCGATCACTGAGGAATCACGCCCGCTTCGCGCAGGTGGTTGA
- the cysC gene encoding adenylyl-sulfate kinase, with protein sequence MTASPTYGELTNKGASTNIAWHHASVDRAARAEQRGHRSAILWFTGLSGSGKSTLANAVNQALFERGLACYVLDGDNIRHGLCKDLGFSDADREENIRRIGEVSKLFLDAGVVVLTAFVSPFKADRDRARALVEGGDFVEIHCAADLSVCEERDTKGLYAKARAGEIKEFTGISSPYEAPENPELRVDTGSQSLEACVDVVINHLREAGVIPQ encoded by the coding sequence ATGACCGCATCCCCCACCTACGGAGAGCTCACCAATAAGGGCGCCTCCACCAACATCGCCTGGCACCACGCCTCGGTGGATCGCGCGGCCCGCGCTGAGCAGCGGGGTCATCGCAGCGCCATCCTCTGGTTCACCGGCCTGAGTGGCTCCGGCAAGAGCACCCTCGCCAACGCGGTCAACCAGGCCCTCTTCGAGCGCGGCCTGGCCTGCTACGTGCTAGATGGCGACAACATCCGCCACGGGCTCTGCAAGGACCTGGGCTTCTCCGATGCGGACCGCGAGGAGAACATCCGGCGGATCGGTGAAGTAAGCAAGTTGTTCCTGGATGCCGGCGTGGTCGTGCTGACCGCCTTCGTCTCCCCCTTCAAGGCCGACCGTGACCGGGCCCGGGCCCTGGTGGAGGGCGGTGACTTTGTGGAGATCCACTGCGCCGCCGACCTGAGCGTCTGCGAAGAGCGGGACACCAAAGGCCTCTACGCCAAAGCCCGCGCCGGGGAGATCAAGGAATTCACCGGCATCTCAAGCCCCTACGAAGCGCCGGAGAACCCCGAACTGCGGGTGGACACCGGCAGCCAAAGCCTGGAGGCCTGCGTCGACGTGGTGATCAACCACCTGCGCGAAGCGGGCGTGATTCCTCAGTGA
- a CDS encoding translation initiation factor: MPKGGWQEFTRPESLERASGAPAASTPKAQQRVRVQRTKAGKGGKMVTAITGLEAAESDLKALLKQLKAAAGTGGTVKDGVIELQGDQVAAALAALEKAGYRPKQAGG, from the coding sequence ATGCCGAAGGGTGGCTGGCAAGAGTTCACACGGCCTGAAAGCCTGGAGCGGGCCAGCGGCGCCCCTGCGGCCTCGACCCCCAAGGCCCAGCAGCGGGTGCGGGTGCAGCGCACCAAGGCGGGCAAGGGCGGAAAGATGGTGACGGCCATCACCGGTCTGGAGGCGGCAGAGAGCGACCTCAAGGCGCTGCTGAAACAGCTAAAGGCGGCGGCCGGCACCGGCGGGACCGTCAAGGACGGGGTGATCGAACTGCAGGGGGACCAGGTGGCCGCCGCCCTCGCCGCCCTGGAGAAGGCGGGGTATCGGCCCAAGCAAGCCGGCGGCTGA